From a region of the Kwoniella mangroviensis CBS 8507 chromosome 1 map unlocalized Ctg01, whole genome shotgun sequence genome:
- a CDS encoding 18S rRNA biogenesis protein RCL1 yields MTTQAGPSRDILRFTTHRHLRQRLLLSILSGKSIRVDGIRSDDVHVGLRDYEINLLRLAEKVTNGSTIEISVTGTSFLFHPGLLPGGNYTHTCHIGRSIGYYLELLIPLAPFCKKPFEINLYGVTGEEGRDMSVDMIRTVTLPHLHLFGVTDGLELQIKKRGSAPLGGGQVIFKCPVVRTLKTIQFLEKGKIRKIRGVAYSTRVSPQFANRMVESARSILNRYIPDIYLITDVYKGDDSGKSPGYGLTLLSQSTTSSLHSSETLSVPNQTQTPEDIALKAARLLLEEISTGGCVDSKHQWLIALLMALGKEDVSKVRMGKLTAHSVQFFRDMMLFFGTKYKLVENSQTGEVDVSCIGIGYSNVNKSMA; encoded by the exons ATGACCACTCAAGCAGGACCCTCGAGGGATATCTTACGATTCACCACCCACCGACATCTCCGTCAGAGACTATTACTCTCGATATTATCCGGTAAATCCATAAGGGTAGATGGGATACGATCGGACGATGTTCATGTTGGTTTGAGGGATTATGAGATCAATTTGTTGAGATTGGCTGAAAAGGTCACCAACGGAAGTACCATCGAGATATCCGTCACTG GTACttcgttcctcttccatcctggTTTATTACCTGGTGGGAATTATACGCATACATGTCATATCGGTAGATCGATAGGGTATTATTTGGAATTGTTGATACCCCTAGCACCTTTTTGTAAGAAACCATTCGAGATCAATTTGTATGGTGtaacaggtgaagaagggagagataTGAGT GTCGACATGATAAGAACGGTGACtctacctcatctccatctatTTGGCGTAAcagatggattggaattacaaatcaagaagagaggttCTGCTCCTCTAGGTGGTGGTCAGGTAATCTTCAAATGTCCAGTGGTAAGGACGTTGAAGACAATTCAATTtttggagaaaggtaaaaTCAGGAAGATAAGAGGTGTAGC CTACTCGACAAGGGTCTCACCTCAGTTCGCCAATCGAATGGTAGAATCCGCTCGATCGATATTAAACAGGTATATACCTGACATATACTTGATAACGGATGTTTACAAAGGTGATGATTctggaaa ATCCCCAGGATACGGTCTGACCCTTCTCTCTCAATCTACCACTTCCTCTCTCCACTCATCCGAAACTCTATCTGTACCGaaccaaactcaaactccTGAAGATATAGCATTGAAAGCTGCCCGTCTGCTTTTAGAAGAGATCAGTACAGGTGGATGTGTGGATTCAAAACATCAATGGTTGATTGCTTTGTTGATGGCATTGGGTAAAGAGGATGTTTCGAAAGTTAGGATGGGTAAATTAACGGCTCATAG CGTTCAATTCTTTCGCGATATGATGTTGTTTTTTGGTACGAAATACAAATTGGTCGAGAATTCCCAAACAGGTGAAGTGGACGTTAGTTGTATAGGTATAGGGTATAGTAATGTCAATAAGTCCATGGCATAG